Proteins from a genomic interval of Musa acuminata AAA Group cultivar baxijiao chromosome BXJ1-9, Cavendish_Baxijiao_AAA, whole genome shotgun sequence:
- the LOC103999519 gene encoding uncharacterized protein LOC103999519 — MVQTIIPIVSQRAPPHATQPSQQRETPVRTHAPLPELPASPQNPAARPGSREAEDTTSRPEPEAPTADSTNALRAQLHLVSQRLDEVQQEVRKSKGELGADGQQGSPFTPEIQEQVIPPHFRLPSLDAYDGAADPADHVAAFRAQMALYGTSDALMCRAFPTTLRGPSRTWFFWSLVERPPTAVPEMLQHANKFVAAETWMAGKREEHKKVKSELPRQQQPSASRRKLDRPDPRPPLPALNSSRTEIFLHEKGKGLLKDPRPMKNPRELADRSRYCRFHRQHKHDTEQCYELKRQIEELILRGHLGQYLRPNKEQSPRPEGPVERHIDVIAGGPASGGGSMSGRKAYARAAPDEASGREPKPEITFPTGATEQPDHDDALVISARVANVQMRRIMVDTGSSADILYFDAF; from the exons ATGGTTCAAACCatcatcccgatcgtctcccaaCGAGCCCCTCCGCATGCGACCCAACCTTCGCAACAACGGGAGACCCCTGTCCGGACTCACGCACCACTTCCTGAGCTCCCTGCCTCACCCCAAAACCCCGCAGCTCGGCCCGGGAGCCGAGAAGCGGAAGACACGACGAGCCGCCCCGAGCCCGAGGCTCCGACCGCCGACTCGACGAATGCCCTTCGAGCTCAGTTGCACCTCGTCAGTCAAAGACTCGACGAAGTGCAACAGGAAGTCCGAAAGTCGAAAGGTGAGCTCGGGGCGGACGGGCAGCAGGGatccccgttcacccccgagatacaagaGCAGGTGATCCCGCcacacttccgcctcccctcgctggatgcgtatgacggcgccgctgacccagcggaccacgtggccgctttccgCGCCCAGATGGCGTTGTACGGGACatctgacgccttgatgtgcagggcgttcccgacaacTCTGCGAGGGCCATcccgcacatg gttcttctggtcgctcgtggagcggccccccaccgcggtccccgagatgctccagcatgCCAATAAGTTCGTCGCCGCGGAGACTTGGATGGCTGGAAAGCGGGAGGAACACAAAAAGGTCAAATCGGAGCTGCCCCGACAGCAGCAACCCTCCGCCTCCCGGCGAAAGTTGGATAGACCTGACCCAAGGCCCCCTCTTCCTGCCCTGAACTCATCCCGAACTGAAATATTCCTacatgagaaggggaaggggctgctcaaGGACCCCCGCCCGATGAAGAACCCGCGGGAGCTCGCAGACCGATCAAGGTATTGCCGATTTCATCGGCAACACAAGCACGACACTGAGCAGTGCTACGAGCTAAAgaggcagatcgaggagctcatcctcagaggtcacctcggccagtacctccggccgAATAAAGAGCAGTCACCTCGCCCAGAGGGCCCCGTCGAGCGGCATATTGATGTGATAGCCGGGGGACCCGCATCAGGGGGAGGCTCCATGTCGGGCAGGAAGGCATATGCACGAGCCGCCCCCGACGAAGCCTCGGGACGCGAGCCCAAACCCGAGATTACCTTCCCAACTGGGGCTACCGAGCAACCCGACCACGACGATGCCTTGgtgatatcggccagggtagccaacgtgcagatgaggaggatcatggtcgacacggggagctcggccgacatactctacttcgacgccttctAG